The following coding sequences are from one Schizosaccharomyces osmophilus chromosome 1, complete sequence window:
- the rif1 gene encoding telomere length regulator protein Rif1, producing MRKDNAVKESQKVHVDDPSTPNGKTVNPSDPASNLTRKKKVAFNTELENSPGGSQPSYGTPKRGILKTSTALARLKQTDESNDQQNGFTNEANGTSEDIQSWFRSGIEDLEHVERPVRIEIYSKLSSFLKTYTPNLPEDPIFLLLNQLCSFLLCDRSACLNTGKPDFHLNCQANKLLSVLLWHPTISSHIQSDTASVFIEQSLQILESSKLTKALAAQHLHLLSCQKCPLGIPPLCDRIINVCLTLPFPSLVVGQERLAVLNKLLSQCPKAFAQRVVDWAPYLLACLVDASKPIREKALLLALDLSKYLYHDKLIARSILSSFHTEIGGTTFIYLISNHFERLVTEEDDGVYVAHAWAAIISILGGARISSWEYFNAWLKIIQLCFNSANPLTKCAAQTSWIRLIHEFSLSETLTQANKRLTLLCQPIAMVLSTRNLPTVKSAAMSTLTALIYACLRPGISSPMLSLLWDTVVVKIIEKSALKSEQTMPEAADILIALFDASSNNFWRDDRLVQRELIDTKELPKLNPNWVRSNCQKTIEPINSLILLARPNYNIKQNQGRKQGKGMSYEQSFVVWTTFVKCLSSAGQKEIKRSVDTGKAICCICTSLRNFLCAKPLRKDEVYIERLTRYASLVRCTVEAYDIQLFVEYSYIVSNNELLLMDPTVQSSDQESICPLVYLLQSMATLTDGTMFSTLHAAYSSILSLLDESNLSLAVKLRLYWDCVSPLSEHDNLILARVLVSHEVSRSASEAFLIEVKNKQKRNISFEEFLGIEHSTVLKLLSWNVKYCSISDADSVGNLLIHYGNTVSDLYGEDKVLISVIEPFIHILHKDLSFESSKIFSFAMAIMKVPFLSFLAENDHTLYDSAYFEDCRESYLKIINMYNALLIKAYDSDQMDLKCLFIEAISNYMISIPKSLRLQTVFGLVDGLSRWFYMENVNTFLKSSSIYNMCIEFCQLILRLIIEAEQNPNELIDKLSPLITTGLKSKAADVVVSFIYFWNQIFGSFESEEYPIELQKTIIELSHDHYIRLPFSSSYSEFKDLANEQNTQPNNGIIEGKNDINSGIVSTPKKENSSKKKNKKNGSNKKKENKSLEAKVRESDKPPVHSEQSSMENSVMPQGGSDGYNKILDDTAEGLATSQVKNSTGEIGKIIEHGENTELNTTKDVQSDHMDVRLDDSQHINVAGNVDSKLPTVIESPVVTHDFIDSSNVNISDINIEGLTVEKKSPTEVIVDADSSYESNLLRRSSSRTEDVALLNQTTSLEPQTVNDKKRVFDSEESELGPAGSIEHGKKRFTSLLAEGGEGDSDTTTGVTNLISSLDESLTPSSAIRVLSEATSQIEESIHGMRSEEVLCLGDILGRLQKAILSRVN from the exons ATGAGAAAAGACAATGCTGTGAAGGAGTCCCAAAAGGTGCATGTTGATGATCCTTCGACACCAAACGGAAAAACAGTAAACCCAAGTGATCCTGCTTCAAATTTGACGCGTAAAAAGAAGGTAGCATTTAACACTGAACTTGAAAATTCTCCTGGAGGAAGCCAACCTTCGTATGGAACTCCTAAACGCGGTATTTTAAAAACCTCTACTGCACTTGCTCGTTTAAAACAAACGGATGAATCCAATGATCAGCAAAACGGATTTACAAATGAAGCAAACGGCACTTCAGAGGACATTCAATCCTGGTTTCGTTCTGGTATTGAAGATCTTGAGCATGTAGAGCGGCCTGTACGTATTGAAATCTATTCCAAGCTatcatcatttttaaaGACATATACACCAAATTTGCCGGAAGATCCCatattccttcttttaaatcaaCTTTGTTCGTTTTTGTTATGTGACAGAAGTGCCTGCTTAAACACTGGCAAACctgattttcatttaaacTGTCAAGCAAATAAGTTACTTAGTGTTCTTCTTTGGCATCCAACCATTTCTTCCCATATTCAATCCGATACCGCTAGTGTCTTTATTGAGCAATCACTTCAGATTTTAGAATCTTCCAAATTAACGAAAGCATTAGCCGCCCAACATTTGCATCTTCTATCCTGCCAAAAATGTCCTTTGGGTATCCCCCCTTTATGCGACCGTATTATAAACGTTTGTCTTACTCTGCCTTTTCCTTCCTTGGTAGTTGGCCAAGAGCGCCTAGCTGTGCTAAACAAATTACTAAGCCAATGTCCAAAAGCGTTTGCTCAAAGAGTTGTTGACTGGGCGCCTTATCTCTTAGCTTGTCTCGTGGACGCTTCTAAACCGATACGTGAAAAAGCGTTGTTGCTGGCATTAGATTTGAGTAAATATCTATACCATGATAAGCTTATTGCCCGTTCAATACTCTCAAGTTTTCATACAGAAATTGGGGGAACTACCTTTATTTACTTAATCTCTAATCATTTCGAACGATTAGTAACCGAAGAAGATGACGGCGTATATGTAGCTCATGCTTGGGCTGCTATAATTTCTATCTTGGGTGGCGCACGCATTTCCTCATGGGAATACTTCAACGCCTGGTTGAAGATTATTCAACTCTGTTTCAACAGCGCAAACCCTTTAACCAAATGTGCTGCTCAAACATCTTGGATACGTCTGATTCACGAATTTTCTCTCTCAGAAACGCTCACGCAGGCAAATAAGCGTCTAACACTTCTATGCCAACCTATAGCTATGGTTCTGAGTACTCGCAATCTTCCTACGGTCAAAAGTGCTGCAATGAGTACCTTAACCGCCCTCATTTATGCTTGTTTAAGACCGGGAATATCCAGTCCCATGCTTTCACTCCTTTGGGACACAGTGGTCgtaaaaataattgaaaaatccgCACTAAAAAGCGAACAAACAATGCCTGAAGCAGCCGATATACTTATCGCGTTATTTGACGCTTCCTCAAACAACTTTTGGAGGGATGATCGCCTTGTACAGCGTGAACTGATTGATACTAAGGAGTTACCCAAACTCAACCCAAATTGGGTGCGCTCCAACTGTCAAAAAACCATTGAGCCAATAAATTCACTAATATTATTGGCCAGACCAAATTAcaatataaaacaaaaccaagGCCGCAAACAAGGCAAGGGAATGAGCTATGAGCAAAGTTTCGTCGTTTGGACTACATTCGTTAAATGCTTGTCTAGTGCAGgacaaaaggaaataaagaGATCAGTTGATACAGGTAAGGCTATTTGTTGTATTTGTACCTCCTTACGCAATTTTCTATGCGCAAAACCATTGCGTAAAGACGAGGTTTACATTGAAAGACTTACTCGTTATGCTTCCCTGGTTCGTTGTACTGTAGAAGCTTATGATATTCAACTTTTCGTTGAATATTCTTACATCGTTTCTAATAATGAATTGCTACTGATGGATCCTACTGTGCAAAGTAGTGACCAGGAATCTATATGTCCTTTAGTATATCTGTTGCAATCGATGGCTACCCTGACGGATGGAACTATGTTTTCTACTTTACATGCGGCTTATAGTAGTATCTTGTCGCTCTTAGACGAAAGTAACTTAAGTCTTGCCGTTAAACTTCGCTTGTACTGGGATTGTGTATCGCCTCTTTCAGAGCATGATAACTTAATACTTGCTAGGGTTTTAGTTTCCCATGAAGTTTCTCGATCTGCCTCCGAGGCTTTTTTAATAGAagtgaaaaacaaacaaaagagaaatatctcctttgaagaatttttgGGAATTGAGCATTCAACTGTTCTAAAACTACTGAGTTGGAACGTTAAGTATTGCAGCATAAGTGATGCTGACAGCGTTGGAAATCTACTAATTCACTATGGTAATACAGTATCTGATCTCTATGGAGAAGATAAAGTTTTAATTTCTGTTATTGAACCATTTATTCATATATTACATAAGGATTTAAGCTTTGAATCTagcaaaattttttcatttgcgATGGCTATAATGAAAGTTCCGTTCTTGTCATTTTTAGCTGAGAATGATCATACGTTGTATGATTCTGcttattttgaagattGCCGGGAAAGTTATctcaaaataataaatatgtATAATGCATTACTGATAAAAGCTTATGACTCTGACCAAATGGATTTGaagtgtttgtttattgaaGCAATTTCGAACTATATGATAAGCATTCCGAAAAGCCTTCGTTTACAGACCGTCTTCGGGTTGGTTGACGGCCTTTCTCGTTGGTTTTATATGGAAAACGttaatacttttttaaaaagcaGCTCCATTTATAACATG TGTATTGAATTTTGCCAGCTTATACTTAGACTTATCATTGAAGCTGAGCAGAATCCAAATGAATTGATAGATAAGCTTTCTCCGCTAATTACCACCGGGCTTAAGAGTAAAGCTGCCGATGTTGTCGTctcgtttatttatttctgGAACCAAATTTTCGGGTCTTTTGAATCTGAAGAATATCCAATTGAACTGCAAAAAACGATAATAGAATTATCGCATGACCATTATATCCGGTTGCCGTTTTCATCATCTTATTCCGAATTCAAGGATTTGGCTAATGAACAAAATACCCAACCTAATAACGGTATCATAGAAGGGAAAAATGATATTAACTCAGGCATAGTTTCTACGCCGAAGAAAGAGAACAGCtcgaagaaaaagaacaagaagaatggctctaataagaaaaaagagaacaAGTCATTGGAAGCGAAAGTACGGGAAAGTGACAAACCTCCGGTCCATTCTGAACAAAGTTCAATGGAAAATTCAGTCATGCCACAAGGTGGTAGCGATGGCTATAACAAGATTTTGGATGACACAGCTGAGGGATTAGCGACTTCTCAGGTTAAGAATTCTACGGGAGAAATTGGCAAAATCATTGAACATGGAGAAAATACAGAATTGAATACCACTAAAGATGTACAAAGCGATCACATGGATGTGAGACTTGACGATAGTCAGCATATCAACGTTGCTGGCAATGTTGATTCAAAGCTTCCTACCGTAATCGAGTCTCCGGTGGTCACACATGACTTCATTGACTCATCCAATGTAAATATTTCTGATATTAACATCGAAGGCCTTACCGTAGAAAAGAAGTCTCCAACGGAGGTTATTGTTGACGCTGACTCCTCTTATGAAAGCAACCTTCTACGAAGAAGTAGTTCAAGGACTGAAGATGTTGCTTTGCTAAATCAAACAACATCGCTTGAGCCACAGACAGTCaatgacaaaaaaagagtttttgATAGTGAAGAATCTGAACTTGGACCAGCCGGTTCAATTGAGCACGGTAAGAAACGGTTTACTAGTCTCCTGGCGGAAGGTGGTGAAGGGGATTCAGACACAACTACTGGTGTGACAAATCTGATATCGTCTTTAGACGAATCATTGACACCTTCAAGTGCTATTCGAGTCTTATCTGAAGCGACTAGTCAAATAGAAGAGTCCATTCATGGAATGAGGTCTGAAGAAGTACTTTGCTTGGGAGACATATTGGGTCGGTTACAAAAGGCAATATTATCAAGGGTTAATTAG
- a CDS encoding RNA-binding protein, G-patch type, GPATCH11-like protein: MPSSESEVEDYMSMKFDSAPSTMLSSEEKREVESKERGIQKSQRTLEYENFKKGISESVSEKSVGSKKALEMMKKMGYKSGSALGAEEKAETEPLYVEKKQDKTGIGYENQKKRRLEDIIKEERLDIEKQTKSIDEFSTEKSKEYLEKKLANQCSSAQHVLEKLETIELEKSGMEMTTEKAHPYYRSLLLKTQQDREERVKRKRLASRVPLAQLETASGPDIPKEILEEESTRMDEEFQYFESLTELKKLSTVLLYLRKKYFYCLYCGFSYDDLEDLEKNCPGIYEDDHD, encoded by the exons ATGCCATCCTCTGAATCCGAGGTAGAAGACTACATGTCAATGAAGTTTGATTCTGCCCCATCAACCATGCTGAGCAGTGAGGAAAAGCGAGAAGTAGAATCAAAAGAACGAGGAATCCAAAAAAGTCAGAGAACCTTAGAATATGagaattttaaaaaaggaatatcaGAATCAGTGTCTGAAAAATCCGTAGGTTCAAAAAAGGCTTTagaaatgatgaagaaaatgggTTACAA GTCCGGTTCAGCGTTGGGTGcggaagaaaaagcagaaacGGAGCCGTTGTATGttgagaaaaaacaagacaagACTGGTATTGGTTATGAGAATCAGAAGAAACGACGGTTGGAGGACAtcataaaagaagaacggCTCGATATAGAAAAACAGACGAAATCAATCGATGAGTTCTCGACcgaaaaatcaaaagagtatttggaaaagaaattggcAAATCAGTGTTCTTCTGCTCAGCACGTTCTTGAAAAACTAGAGACCattgaacttgaaaagtCCGGTATGGAAATGACAACTGAAAAGGCGCACCCATATTATCGTTCCCTATTATTAAAAACGCAACAAGATCGAGAGGAAAGAGTCAAACGAAAACGTCTTGCTAGCCGCGTCCCACTCGCTCAATTGGAAACTGCATCAGGACCAGACATTCCCAAAGAAATTTTAGAAGAGGAATCCACTAGAATGgatgaagaatttcaaTATTTTGAATCGCTAACG GAGCTGAAAAAGTTAAGTACAGTTTTGCTCTACCTTCGAAAGAAATACTTTTATTGTCTCTATTGTGGATTCAGTTATgatgatttggaagatttagaaaagaactGTCCAGGTATTTACGAAGACGACCATGACTGA
- a CDS encoding Golgi localized Alpha/Beta hydrolase fold, DUF726 family protein: MANFLSRQNSFLDATHSISNQSQTSEVANEDEASTFEERKDELFHMDTDLNESFSTMNDSWQPMQVITSSTPVLEDEDPLSSFSCQPGEITNQELLTDAQYTRVYRDENEDQKHQLDSNAMKVLSINDNDQDELNMENQMGVTEGILTESEKMAYAGVCRLAIMLMVDNVAQLTSFSWYRGECKSALENIIVWADKVTENLYEHLDISKEERKMIENLQRHSVSLGDLAKILVSSNHVTSTSDILEDEDLVDEAVASDLKTSKEVRIDVRWTVICDLFLVLISKSIYDARSRVLLYFVGKLLGLDSLEITKFEKYIIETIETDHVNELDMGSSSNSEAVVKFRKKFSKRRKYVLMGLAGVGGGLVIGLSSGLLAPFISAGIGAAFTTVGLGGVASSGFLAGGGSAAIITVGGVLSGTHLGTAGMARRKADVKTFEFRPLHANGRSNVVVTVSGWMSGKEDDVRLSFSSLDPIVGDVFSVLWEPEVLASAGQTMNILATEVMTQSLQQVLGSTVLVSLMGAIQVPLILTKLSYLIDNPWNNSLDRAKSTGQLLADLLCYRYLGVRPVTLVGYSLGARVIYYCLRELEKKKEYSVVENVYIFGTPVIFKRSSWLKASSVVAGRFVNGFKKNDWILGYLFRATSGGIGRVAGLRSIDDIPGMENIDVTDLVPGHLAYREVMPELLSLIGFELLNEEPDLVQEPIPESLQERQSELLHEVEAEECQKKQQELIAHTMKAKGRKYTPESTSIYRSLKKSKKKCGSSSKP, translated from the coding sequence ATGGCAAACTTTCTATCGAGACAGAATAGTTTTTTGGATGCTACGCATTCTATATCAAACCAATCGCAGACGTCGGAAGTAGCAAACGAAGATGAAGCCTCCacctttgaagaaagaaaagatgaacTATTCCATATGGATACTGACCTCAATGAGTCCTTTTCAACCATGAATGACTCATGGCAACCAATGCAAGTGATTACAAGCTCCACGCCTGTgttggaagatgaagacCCGCTGAGTAGCTTCTCATGCCAGCCTGGTGAAATTACAAATCAAGAATTGTTGACAGATGCCCAATATACGCGTGTTTATCGAGACGAAAACGAAGACCAAAAGCATCAGCTTGATAGCAACGCTATGAAGGTACTCAGTATTAATGACAACGATCAAGATGAGTTAAACATGGAGAACCAAATGGGTGTCACTGAAGGTATTCTGACTGAATCAGAAAAAATGGCATACGCTGGCGTATGCAGATTAGCAATAATGTTAATGGTTGATAATGTCGCTCAACTAAcgtctttttcttggtatCGAGGCGAATGCAAAAGCGCGCTTGAAAACATCATTGTTTGGGCCGACAAGGTTACCGAAAACTTGTATGAACATCTGGACATCTCTAAGGAAGAACGAAAAATGATTGAAAATCTTCAGCGGCATTCTGTCTCGTTAGGAGACCTTGCCAAAATCCTTGTATCATCTAATCATGTAACTTCAACTTCAGACATTCTGGAAGATGAAGACTTAGTTGATGAAGCTGTTGCGTCAGATTTGAAGACATCTAAAGAAGTACGGATTGACGTTCGTTGGACTGTGATTTGTGATCTTTTCCTGGTGTTAATATCCAAATCCATCTATGATGCTCGTTCACGTGTACTCTTATACTTTGTGGGCAAATTGTTGGGTTTAGACTCGTTGGAAATCACAAAGTTTGAGAAATACATAATTGAGACCATCGAAACTGATCATGTTAATGAATTAGACATGGGATCAAGCTCGAATAGTGAAGCTGTCGTCAAATTTCGTAAGAAATTTTCGAAACGTCGCAAATATGTCTTGATGGGTTTGGCAGGTGTCGGTGGAGGTTTAGTCATTGGGCTCTCTTCTGGTCTTTTAGCTCCCTTTATTTCAGCTGGTATAGGAGCTGCATTTACTACTGTTGGCTTGGGTGGTGTCGCATCTTCAGGTTTCTTGGCTGGCGGAGGAAGCGCAGCTATAATTACCGTCGGGGGTGTTTTATCTGGAACACATTTAGGAACCGCTGGAATGGCTCGTAGAAAAGCCGATGtcaaaacttttgaatttcgGCCATTACATGCCAACGGACGTTCCAATGTTGTTGTAACCGTATCTGGGTGGATGTCAGGTAAAGAAGATGATGTGCGTTTGTCGTTTTCTTCCCTTGATCCAATAGTTGGCGATGTGTTTTCGGTTCTCTGGGAGCCTGAAGTGCTTGCGTCTGCTGGTCAGACGATGAACATTTTAGCTACCGAAGTTATGACCCAATCATTGCAACAAGTTTTGGGTTCCACGGTACTGGTATCATTGATGGGTGCAATCCAAGTTCCTTTAATTCTAACAAAACTGAGCTATTTAATAGATAATCCCTGGAACAACTCTTTGGATCGAGCCAAATCCACTGGTCAATTGCTCGCCGATTTATTGTGCTATAGGTATTTAGGAGTCAGACCGGTAACCTTAGTAGGCTATTCATTAGGTGCTCGTGTGATATACTATTGTTTGAGAGAGttagagaagaagaaagagtaTAGTGTGGTGGAAAACGTGTATATCTTTGGTACTCCCGTTATCTTTAAGCGTTCTTCTTGGCTAAAAGCAAGTTCAGTTGTAGCCGGACGTTTTGTTAACGGcttcaagaaaaatgaCTGGATCCTTGGTTATCTCTTTCGAGCTACTTCTGGTGGAATAGGACGCGTTGCTGGATTGAGAAGCATTGACGATATTCCTGGCATGGAAAATATTGATGTTACTGATTTAGTCCCAGGTCACTTAGCTTATCGAGAAGTTATGCCGGAGCTATTGTCTTTAATTGGATTTGAGTTACTTAATGAAGAACCAGATCTTGTACAGGAACCAATACCTGAGTCTTTACAGGAGCGACAATCCGAGCTGCTTCATGAAGTTGAAGCGGAAGAGtgtcaaaaaaagcaacaagAGCTGATTGCTCATACTATGAAAGCGAAGGGACGTAAGTATACACCTGAAAGTACTTCTATTTATCGTAGTCTAAAGAAatctaaaaagaaatgcgGTTCATCTTCGAAACCATAG
- the tpz1 gene encoding shelterin complex subunit Tpz1, protein MSNILNPWLESWLLDTMKDTDILPAHEFKSRPLQISEYLTYEPTIHAKLSDTRHYIEVEFSPECIQHLARFTDKRLTSLKGGIFSLGHFSIHLIPQDSYLFPWLYVESFNFFSCEGVIFGEPKPITSSPLFRSLLCSPYLFALANEIYERYEHSVLYALRKQATNGDVQKLGTLFLPEAIEKPNEMASDCFRWKTMNCLDVAQCLISDEQLRLLETANANTNIDVSVTKQTQETSPDKTHVKEEEGIEIYSWSSSPDLSANIPPLTLFDQQDLQRLAEVEPVSASTISENELIRKIDQQNNNDATASIPQPGTETFSRIISSVETQHEQLGQIQDQQEAPIQRPIEVPNIHTANSRPPDTIELFDAQDDSGDDLAEVEGLILLPSLDDEKTERRSHETGNISQKVENPVIKNTPLSFEKNLDMSQHELRYLRRPISNYNFDLGIQDELTAMYEDYVKENEQLRRVKGRRSQSFSRASLEKTDSENAFLAFYQDWISIAKHRTAKGKD, encoded by the exons ATGTCTAACATCTTAAATCCCTGGCTGGAATCATGGTTACTGGATACTATGAAAGATACGGACATTCTTCCTGCGCATGAATTCAAGAGCCGTCCCTTACAGATCTCTGAA TATTTGACATATGAGCCTACCATTCACGCTAAACTATCAGACACTAGACATTACATCGAGGTTGAATTTTCTCCTGAGTGTATTCAACATTTGGCAAG ATTTACGGACAAAAGACTTACTTCTTTAAAAGGTGGGATTTTTTCCCTAGGGCATTTCTCAATTCACCTAATACCGCAAGACTCGTATTTATTTCCATGGCTCTATGTTGAGtcatttaatttttttagctGCGAGGGCGTCATATTTGGAGAGCCAAAACCCATCACCTCCTCACCGCTTTTTCGTTCGTTACTATGCTCTCCATACCTATTTGCTCTTgcaaatgaaatttatGAACGTTACGAACACTCAGTCCTTTACGCACTCAGAAAACAAGCTACTAATG GAGATGTTCAAAAGCTTGGAACACTGTTTCTGCCG gAGGCTATCGAAAAACCGAATGAAATGGCATCAGATTGTTTTCGATGGAAAACAATGAATTGTTTAGATGTTGCACAATGTCTCATTTCAGACGAGCAGTTGAGACTATTGGAAACTGCGAATG CAAATACTAATATTGATGTCTCTGTCACCAAACAAACACAAGAAACCTCTCCCGATAAAACCCATGtcaaggaagaagaggGAATAGAAATCTACTCTTGGTCATCTTCACCAGATCTTAGTGCAAATATCCCCCCATTGACACTTTTCGACCAGCAAGATCTTCAGAGGCTAGCTGAAGTCGAACCTGTGTCTGCTTCAACAATAAGCGAAAACGAACtaataagaaaaattgatcaacaaaacaataatgATGCGACAGCTTCTATTCCACAACCAGGAACAGAGACATTTTCTCGAATAATATCCTCAGTTGAAACTCAACATGAACAATTGGGACAGATACAAGACCAACAAGAAGCTCCAATCCAGAGACCTATTGAAGTTCCTAATATTCATACCGCTAATTCGAGACCGCCAGACACTATAGAACTGTTTGACGCTCAGGATGACTCTGGAGATGATTTGGCAGAAGTAGAAGGGCTTATATTACTTCCGTCTTTAGACGATGAGAAGACTGAGAGAAGAAGCCATGAAACCGGAAATATTAGtcaaaaagttgaaaatcCAGTCATTAAGAATACGCCGCTTAGTTTTGAGAAAAACTTAGACATGTCCCAGCATGAGCTGCGATATCTGCGACGACCGATATCAAATTACAACTTTGATCTTGGTATTCAAGATGAGCTTACAGCGATGTATGAAGACtatgtaaaagaaaatgagcAATTGAGAAGAGTAAAGGGACGACGAAGTCAATCCTTTAGTCGAGCTTCGCTAGAGAAGACGGACTCAGAAAATGCCTTTCTTGCATTTTATCAAGACTGGATTAGCATAGCTAAGCACCGAACAGCAAAGGGAAAAGACTAG
- the atg24 gene encoding autophagy associated PX/BAR domain sorting nexin Atg24, which translates to MLNSTESENPAPISTPFLECFVTEPRKELQGSRDTHVSYLIITKTNSPLFTRPECKVRRRFSDFVKLQEILSRLNEDCVVPPLPAKHKLEYIKGNRFSDNFINRRASLLNRYITRCAFHPVLHRSPHFIAFLENPNWNNYVRYFIQPKLNTTSKLDEFSDSLLNAFSKLKEEPTEFDIQRDHVQQFMLGISNLETSIQRIVRLEKTLETDYEDVSAQFDRLASLDQTLEIPVESIHQALQKTGEEYSFLIEKLTLLLDTIKDVQSYAQSLKELLKRRDQKQQDVEALQEYSSKLSLDRDKISSGGSSGFSFSKTFDDLRGVDHNDSRLKRLEQVQSELQAVEQAIQEASIVHEAFNQRVREETKLFDNVRQSEMLSAINDYANVHVEFFTNIRELWLHAKQ; encoded by the exons ATGTTAAACTCTACTGAGTCAGAGAACCCTGCTCCCATTTCAACTCCCTTTTTAGAATGTTTCGTAACAGAACCCAGGAAGGAGCTTCAAGGTTCACGCGACACGCACGTCTCTTATTTAATAATTACAAAG ACGAATTCACCCTTATTCACACGACCAGAATGTAAAGTACGACGTCGATTTTCTGATTTCGTCAAGCTTCAAGAGATATTGTCTCGATTGAATGAAGATTGTGTTGTTCCACCGCTTCCTGCTAAACATAAACTAG AATACATAAAAGGAAATCGATTTTCTGATAACTTCATAAACAGAAGGGCCAGCCTTTTGAATCGGTACATCACTCGCTGTGCTTTTCATCCGGTTTTACATCGTTCTCCTCACTTCATTGCCTTTTTGGAGAACCCAAACTGGAATAACTATGTTCGCTATTTCATTCAACCAAAATTAAACACTACCTCGAAGCTGGATGAGTTTTCCGACTCATTGCTTAACGCCTTTTCGAAACTCAAGGAAGAGCCTACTGAATTCGATATTCAACGGGATCATGTGCAACAGTTCATGCTGGGTATTTCTAACCTCGAAACCTCCATTCAAAGAATCGTTCGACTTGAGAAAACCCTCGAGACTGACTACGAAGATGTTTCTGCCCAGTTTGATCGATTGGCTTCGTTAGACCAAACACTCGAAATTCCCGTTGAGTCTATACACCAagctcttcaaaaaacagGCGAAGagtattcttttttgatcGAGAAGCTAACTCTTTTACTCGACACAATAAAAGATGTCCAGTCTTATGCCCAATCTCTCAAAGAACTATTAAAACGCCGTGACCAAAAGCAGCAGGATGTAGAGGCATTGCAAGAATATTCATCAAAACTCTCTTTAGATAGAGATAAAATATCCTCCGGAGGCTCTAGTGGATTTAGCTTTTCTAAAACGTTTGATGATTTGCGTGGAGTTGATCACAATGATTCTCGGCTGAAGCGATTAGAGCAGGTTCAGTCGGAACTACAGGCTGTGGAGCAGGCTATTCAAGAAGCATCTATTGTTCATGAAGCATTCAATCAACGTGTTCGGGAGGAAACAAAGCTTTTTGATAATGTCCGCCAAAGCGAGATGCTTAGTGCAATTAATGACTACGCGAACGTCCATGTCGaattttttacaaatattCGGGAGCTATGGCTTCACGCCAAGCAATGA
- the ypt5 gene encoding GTPase Ypt5 has translation MASNPAPKNVVTVNQKLVLLGDSAVGKSSLVLRFVKDQFDDYRESTIGAAFLTQTVPIDDSTSVKLEIWDTAGQERYKSLAPMYYRNANCAIVVYDITQASSLEKAKSWIKELQRQAPEGIIIALAGNKLDLAQERRAVEKSDAEAYAAEANLLFFETSAKTAENVNELFTTISKKLPLEDKLNQARGNAPRGVNLSESWPNPPSGGTCAC, from the exons ATGGCTAGTAATCCAGCTCCTAAAAATGTCGTTACCGTGAATCAAAAGCTTGTACTGCTTGGTGATTCCGCTGTTGGAAAA AGTAGTCTCGTTCTTCGCTTCGTGAAAGATCAATTCGATG ATTACAGAGAGAGCACAATTGGAG CTGCCTTCTTAACTCAAACTGTTCCCATAGACGACAGCACATCCGTAAAGCTTGAAATTTG GGATACCGCTGGCCAAGAACGCTATAAATCCTTAGCCCCTATGTATT ATCGCAATGCTAATTGTGCAATTGTGGTCTATGATATTACTCAAGCT tcttctttggaaaaagcaaaatcaTGGATTAAAGAATTGCAACGTCAAGCTCCGGAGGGAATTATCATTGCACTTGCTGGAAACAAGTTAGATCTTGCTCAAGAGCGTAGGGCTGTTGAGAAATCAGATGCTGAAGCCTATGCTGCTGAAGCcaatcttttattctttgagACTTCAGCCAAAACTGCTGAAAATGTTAACGAGCTTTTTACAActatttccaaaaagttaCCTCTTGAAGACAAGCTAAACCAGGCAAGAGGAAACGCTCCTCGAGGTGTGAACCTTTCAGAATCTTGGCCAAATCCTCCATCTGGCGGCACTTGTGCATGCTAA